The DNA segment GAGGGCGTGGGCTACCAGCGTCCTGTACCTTCGCGGCAGGATCTGCTCGAAGCGGTCGAAGAGGTGCTGGCCGGCAAGCCGGTGAGCGAGCCAGAAACGAAAACGCTGGGCTGCCTCATCGGCCGCGTGCGCGAAGTGAATGCCGCGTCGGAAGTGACCTTCTCGAACCAGATTGCCCGGGTCTTTCAGCAACACTGCGTCGAGTGCCATCGGCCGGGACACATCGGGCCGTTCTCGCTCACGAGCTATGAAGATGCCGCGGGCTGGGGAGAGATGATTCGTGAGGTGGTCAACGACGGACGGATGCCTCCCTGGCACGCCGCCGGCGAGCATGGCAAGTTCAAGAACGATCTGCGACTGAGCGACGAGGACAAGAAGCTGATCGATACCTGGGTGACGAACGGGTGCCCCGAAGGTGATCGCGCGCAGTTGCCCCCCGAGCGAGAATTCGTCACGGGCTGGTCGATCGGCGAGCCGGATCAGATCGTTTACATGCGCGACAAGCCGGTCGAAGTTCCGGCCGAAGGGGTAATCGACTACTACCACTTCGTGGTCGACCCGGGCTGGACGGAGGACAAATGGATCATGGCGGCCGAGGCGCGCCCCGGCAGCCCGGAGACGGTCCACCATATTCTCGTGTTCGTGGCGCCGCCGCGTTCGGGCGGGGGGGACTTGTTCTCTTCGTTCCGCGGGCGGGGGAATCCCAATCGCGATGCGGGACGACGCAACGATCGTGCGCGCGAAGAGAATCAAGATGACGCGGCAAAGAACGAGGAGCGAGAGGATCAACCGGAAGAGCGATCGCCGGAGAATCGGGGCCGGCGCGGGCGATCGGGCGGCCCACGCGGCAACGGCTTCGGTGGCCCCCGCGGCAGTGGCGGTGAAGGTGGTCGTGGCTTTGGTGGGGGTGGGGGCGGGGGCGGGTTTGGTGGTGGCGGCGGTATCGGCAGCGGCAACTTGATCGCCGGCTACGCGCCGGGCATGAACCCGATGCTGGCCACCGACGGCACGACCGCCATGCATGTGCCCGCCGGATCGAGGCTGATATTTCAACTGCACTACACGCCCAACGGCGCGCCGCAGAGCGATCGCAGTTACGTGGGCTTCCGCTTCGTCGAGCCCGAGCGTGTGCAGTACGTCGCACGCAGCACGGCGCTGGCGAACCCCTTCTTCGCGATTCCGCCGGGCAACGACGATTATCACGTTTCGGCCGAAAGCACCTTCGAGCACGACACGCTGCTGGCGAACATGACGCCCCACATGCATACGCGCGGCAAGGCGTTCCGCTACGAGATGACGTATCCCGACGGCAAACAAGAGGTGTTGCTCGACGTGCCGGCCTACGACTTCAACTGGCAGACGACCTATTTCCTCAGCGAACCGAAGATGATTCCGAAGGGCTCGAAGCTGGTTTGCACGGCGCACTGGGACAACTCGGAGAACAACCTGTCGAATCCCGATCCGACGAAGGTGGTGACCTGGGGAGACCAGACGTTCGAGGAAATGATGATCGGCTTCTACGTCGAGGTCTTTCCGAAGGGGGAGGTGCCGCCATCGAACCTGCGGCGGATGTTTGGCAAGCTCGAGCCGGAAAAGATCTTCGAGGCGCTCGACGCGAACAAGGATGGCAAGTTGACGAAGGAAGAACTGCCCGACCAGGTGGGGGATCGTCTGTCGTTCGCCGACACGAATCGTGACGGGGCTATCAGCTTGAACGAACTAAAGGTGCTGACGACGCTGATCTCGAGCTTCACGCAGCAGCGCGAGCGGGATTAGCGCGGCGGGGTGTAACGAGGCATACTGGAAACACCTCGCTCAGCAGCACGGCGTGGACATTGCAACAATCTCGGCCGCTAGCGTCGCCTATCGCCATCCGATTCTGAGCCCAGATGATTGCACACGCCCGCCCACGCCTGTGGTTTCTATGCGTCGCGGGAGTTATTGGCCTGCTCGGTCTATACCTGCCTTATCGCGCGTGGGATAGACACGAGATGCTTTCTCGATCCCGACAAGGGGCCTATCCAATGAACGAGACGACTTTCTGGGACATCATCGAACTGCTCGACTGGGATCAGACCGGCGACGACGAGGCTGTGCTAGAGCCGGCGTGTCAAGCGCTCGCCGCGCTTGACGACGATGCGATCTTTGAGTTCGAAAACATCCTCGCCGAAAAGCTCCACGCGATCGATACGCGAGAACATTGTCGCGCCTGCTACGCGGGCGAACTCGATCCCGACGATGGTGATGACTTTATTTCAGCCGACGATTTTCTCTACTCTCGGTGCGTCGCCGTAGCCAATGGCCGCGACGTTTATACGTCGATCCTGGCCGACCCTGCCGAGATGCCGCAAGGCTTGGAATTCGAATCGTTGTTGTCCCTTCCTGCTTCCGCCTATGAGCTCAAGACTGGCAACGAGTACGAGCACGTCCCTCGTGTCAGTTACGAAAGCTTTCAGAATCTGGCCGGATGGGCAGCGACGGCAGCGACGCGGCCTGGAAAGCTTACCGGGGAAAATGTTCCTCCCGGAAACCGGCGGCCGACTTGAGGATCGGCGGGACCTTCGCTTTGCGGCTAGAGGAATCTGCTGCTACCCTCTGTGTGCGCAGATCGGAGTAAGCGCCCGTGCCGAAGAGGATTCCAGCTTGGATATCTTGACTCAAGGGGTTCGTTGATGGATTCCGCCCACGTGTTCGTCGCGCGGCTTTGCTTTCGGTTTGTCATCGCGGTTTGTTGCGGCACCGCTTGCCTGTCACACATCGTCCGGGCCGATCAGCCCCAGCAGGGGGCGACGAAGCGGGTCGATTTGAGTGCTGGTGTGGCGCTTGAGCTGGTCTACATTCCGCCAGGTTCTTTTCTGATGGGGAGCACGCCGGAGGAAAAAGCCTGGGCCACCGGCATTGAAGGGGGCGCGCAGGCGGGCACCGAACGCGAATCGTACGAAGGGGAGCGGCCGCGCCCGATGCGCGTCCAAGACGGCTTTTGGATGGGGCGCACCGAGGTCACGGTCGGGCAGTTTCGCCGTTTCGTCGAGGAATTTGGTTACGTGACCGATGCCGAAAAGCCGGGGGGCAAGACGCAGTGCTTCAACCCACTGTGGAACGGCTATCATCTCACCACGCAGGTCACGCATCCTTGGGAGCCGATGCCGGGCAAGAGCTGGCGCGATCCGAACTTCGACTTCCCACTCGACGACCACTATCCGGTCGTCTGCGTGAGTTGGAACGACGGCCGCGCGTTCTGCCAATGGCTGACGAAGCGGGAACGCGCTGCGGGCCGGCTGCCTGAGGGACTGGAGTATCGATTGCCGACCGAGGCCGAATGGGAATACGCCTGCCGCGGCGGCAGCCAACAGAGTCTTTACTTCTGGTGGGGCAACGAGCTCCAGGAGGGAGAAGGGCGGCTGAACATTTCGGCCGTCGATTTTCTGCCCGATCGGAAGCAGGCTTGGCCCCTGAACAAAGCCCCCTGGAGCGATGGCTACTCGTTCGTCTCGCCGGTCGATCATTACGGCGAGCGCGGCCGCAACGGTTTCGGGCTGGCCGATATGTGCGGCGGGGTGTGGGAGGTGATTCTCGACGACTTCGATCCCGCGGGGGGGCACGAAGAACTGCACGTCGACGCGGAGAATCCTCGGCCCGTCTGCCGCGGCGGCAATTACTTCGACGTGCCCGGCAACGCACGCTGTGCGGTGCGGCTGGGATTGCAAAGCACGAGCTACTCGGATTCGCGTGATGGGTTTCGGATTTGCCTGGGCGTGCCGCGGCGGTGATGCAGGGAGATGATGCCGCGTTGCACCATCCCAAGAATCGCACCGCTCGTCGGCCAGAATCATTTTAACTAGATCGCACCTATCGATTACTCCGATTCGTCGCCGATTCAGGAGAGTCCCATGCGGTGCATCGACTATGCCGTGGAGTGCATCCAGCGTGCGCTGAGAGAGGTCGAATGCGATCGGTTCACTCCTGCGGTATTATCGCCGGAGATTGCTGATTACCTGATTGACCTAACGCATCGATACCCAATCGACGATTCCGAATTCAGTAGATTCGTGATTACGCTGTCCTATAACGCCATTCGCGATGAACTGTTGAACCAAATACTTCCTGCAAGTATTGGACAGCAGATTCGCGATTATCGAGCGGAATACGAAGCACTGCAAATCCGGATGGAAAACGACGTCGCCCAAAGCAACTTCGACGAAGCTCGGCAATACCGTGATCGACAGCAGGTCATAGAAACATCCATTCGCGAGTTGATCGCAGGTGCCGACTTCACGATTACACTCGCACTCGTTGAATCGGTATTGAGATCATTGGCGTTTCCACGAGTCTTGACCAAGCCTCGCAACTCGTGAGGTAGCTTGCGCGCGGGCACCCGACCCGAGCACGGTGAAAGCTCAGCATCGCAGCGAACCGCCGACGATGATCTCGTCACACCAACGGTGCTTTCCGTTCCACGATTGATGGTGTCTTAGCGGCCATCTCAGCGTTGAGTCGAATGAATTCCTGCCAAGGCTCGGGCACGTTATCTTCGTAGAAGATCGCCTCGACCGGGCATTCCGCTCGGCAGGCGTCGCAGTCGATGCACTCAGTGGGATCGATGTAGAGCATCTTTTCTCCTTCGTGGAAGCAATCGCAGGGACAGACGACGACGCAATCGGTGTACTTGCAGCCGAAGCAGGGGGCGGTCACGACGTAGGCCATCGGTTTCTCCTGAAGCGAGTGAGAGGGGACTGAACCTTTCGAGCGGATCGAGAATCTGGTCTGCTAGGGGTACATCCGATTCACACTCGAAGTTGGCCAAACATTCCGGAAACTTCCCCGAAAAAGCAGCAAACCGCGACGCCCATTGACTTTGAAAGGCCTGCCAGCTTGGGTGCCGACCACGTCAGCATGAGTTCTCGCGAACTGTTGAGCCTGTATCAGGCAGGAAACCGCGAGGCGGCGACAATCCTCTTTGATCGCTATGTCGCTCGTCTGATGGCACTGGCGCGTCGCCGACTGGGGGAGCGGCTCCGACGACGAGTAGACGCGGAAGACATCGTTCAGTCGGCGTTTCGCAGCTTCTTTGCTCATTCGACGGATGGCGAATACGAGTTTGCCGTCGCCGGTGACCTGTGGCGGTTGCTGGCAAGCATCACGATCAACAAGCTGCACGGCGAGATCGAAAAGCACACGGCCGCCAGGCGGAGTATTCATCGAGAGGAACCCGCCAGTGTGTTCGCCGCGAACACCAAAGCACCCGAACCCTCGGCCGCCGAGATCATCGCACTTGTCGAAGAGATCCAACTGGCGTTCGACGGCCTTTCGCCCGACGAACGCCTGGTCTTCACATTGAGTCTGGAAGGGCAAAGCCTGGAGCAGATTAGCGTCGCCATCCGGAAATCCGTGCGAACGACCCGCAGGATAGTGGCGAATATCGAGAAAGGCATCCAACTGCGATTGACGACTGGCCGAAGGACCGAGCCTGCCAGGCCGGCGGCTTTGCCCGCGCCAGACGCGCCGCTGCTTTTCTCGGATTACGTGCTCGAGCGATTGCTGGGGTCCGGTGGCATGGGCAAGGTCTTTCGCGCGCGGGACAAGCGAACGGGAAAG comes from the Pirellulales bacterium genome and includes:
- a CDS encoding sigma-70 family RNA polymerase sigma factor; its protein translation is MGADHVSMSSRELLSLYQAGNREAATILFDRYVARLMALARRRLGERLRRRVDAEDIVQSAFRSFFAHSTDGEYEFAVAGDLWRLLASITINKLHGEIEKHTAARRSIHREEPASVFAANTKAPEPSAAEIIALVEEIQLAFDGLSPDERLVFTLSLEGQSLEQISVAIRKSVRTTRRIVANIEKGIQLRLTTGRRTEPARPAALPAPDAPLLFSDYVLERLLGSGGMGKVFRARDKRTGKLVAIKALHKSRQSDVRAVSRLVQEAQILAGLRHPHIVGVQGLGRFPSGGYFMVMEYVDGVDLQSRIHTSGLPVEEMLRVAKQVADAVYFAHERGVVHCDLKPGNVLLDKEGHVFVTDFGFAHLVAGPADRLSRGIGGTAGFIAPELLAGESPPTPAADVFGLGMLMWTVATGYPPSGIDSSSEYNCVVEGLERIIRRCVATLPNERYGSVRELIRDLESVVI
- a CDS encoding 4Fe-4S binding protein, giving the protein MAYVVTAPCFGCKYTDCVVVCPCDCFHEGEKMLYIDPTECIDCDACRAECPVEAIFYEDNVPEPWQEFIRLNAEMAAKTPSIVERKAPLV
- a CDS encoding SUMF1/EgtB/PvdO family nonheme iron enzyme encodes the protein MDSAHVFVARLCFRFVIAVCCGTACLSHIVRADQPQQGATKRVDLSAGVALELVYIPPGSFLMGSTPEEKAWATGIEGGAQAGTERESYEGERPRPMRVQDGFWMGRTEVTVGQFRRFVEEFGYVTDAEKPGGKTQCFNPLWNGYHLTTQVTHPWEPMPGKSWRDPNFDFPLDDHYPVVCVSWNDGRAFCQWLTKRERAAGRLPEGLEYRLPTEAEWEYACRGGSQQSLYFWWGNELQEGEGRLNISAVDFLPDRKQAWPLNKAPWSDGYSFVSPVDHYGERGRNGFGLADMCGGVWEVILDDFDPAGGHEELHVDAENPRPVCRGGNYFDVPGNARCAVRLGLQSTSYSDSRDGFRICLGVPRR
- a CDS encoding redoxin domain-containing protein, which encodes MTALWILATVAGVSGADGSPVGQKIENFTLKNQFGKEYSLDALKDRDVVVVAFLGAECPLAKLYGPRLADLAAKLADRGVAFVGIDSNQQDSLPEIAAYASRHKIDFPILKDPGNAIADRFGAERTPEVFVLDRERKVQYRGRIDDQYGFAEGVGYQRPVPSRQDLLEAVEEVLAGKPVSEPETKTLGCLIGRVREVNAASEVTFSNQIARVFQQHCVECHRPGHIGPFSLTSYEDAAGWGEMIREVVNDGRMPPWHAAGEHGKFKNDLRLSDEDKKLIDTWVTNGCPEGDRAQLPPEREFVTGWSIGEPDQIVYMRDKPVEVPAEGVIDYYHFVVDPGWTEDKWIMAAEARPGSPETVHHILVFVAPPRSGGGDLFSSFRGRGNPNRDAGRRNDRAREENQDDAAKNEEREDQPEERSPENRGRRGRSGGPRGNGFGGPRGSGGEGGRGFGGGGGGGGFGGGGGIGSGNLIAGYAPGMNPMLATDGTTAMHVPAGSRLIFQLHYTPNGAPQSDRSYVGFRFVEPERVQYVARSTALANPFFAIPPGNDDYHVSAESTFEHDTLLANMTPHMHTRGKAFRYEMTYPDGKQEVLLDVPAYDFNWQTTYFLSEPKMIPKGSKLVCTAHWDNSENNLSNPDPTKVVTWGDQTFEEMMIGFYVEVFPKGEVPPSNLRRMFGKLEPEKIFEALDANKDGKLTKEELPDQVGDRLSFADTNRDGAISLNELKVLTTLISSFTQQRERD
- a CDS encoding DUF4240 domain-containing protein, with amino-acid sequence MNETTFWDIIELLDWDQTGDDEAVLEPACQALAALDDDAIFEFENILAEKLHAIDTREHCRACYAGELDPDDGDDFISADDFLYSRCVAVANGRDVYTSILADPAEMPQGLEFESLLSLPASAYELKTGNEYEHVPRVSYESFQNLAGWAATAATRPGKLTGENVPPGNRRPT